The Daphnia carinata strain CSIRO-1 chromosome 2, CSIRO_AGI_Dcar_HiC_V3, whole genome shotgun sequence genome has a segment encoding these proteins:
- the LOC130698286 gene encoding endocuticle structural glycoprotein SgAbd-2-like produces MKLYIIAALIAVAAAAPSSYGQTGYQQSNYGSQNYNDGKDYSGIYIINQSDYRKPDGSSSFDYLQSDYTARQESQVQKLIPVTNYDSYGKPSYDKAYGNTNQGSVYWISPEGERISLSWVADENGYQPSGDHLPVPPPNPYLNFGSRY; encoded by the exons ATGAAGCTG TATATCATTGCTGCCCTCATCGCCGTTGCTGCCGCTGCCCCATCATCGTACGGGCAAACTGGCTACCAGCAGTCTAACTATGGCTCCCAAAACTATAACGATGGCAAAGATTACTCCGGTATTTACATCATAAACCAATCCGATTACCGCAAACCGGATGGCAGCAGCTCGTTCGA TTACCTGCAATCCGACTACACTGCTCGCCAAGAGTCGCAGGTCCAGAAGTTGATACCTGTAACCAACTACGATTCGTATGGCAAACCTAGTTACGATAAAGCTTACGGAAACACCAACCAGGGATCTGTTTACTGGATTTCTCCAGAAGGCGAGAGAATCTCCTTGTCCTGGGTTGCCGATGAAAATGGCTACCAGCCATCGGGTGACCATTTGCCAGTTCCCCCACCCAATCCATACCTAAACTTTGGATCCAGATACTAA
- the LOC130698284 gene encoding CUB and sushi domain-containing protein 3-like — translation MVLFLPLFFKLVIICEVILYLILGAKFFVSKALLAKKEKITDFIRGTTSTTPQAITTNAVTIIPTTETAMTTAALVCLDAPTCTNSCGVCTDVTSTGGTIQSRNFPDDYDGYGNGFGPLDCIFAIKVCPGKKIQLTFTQFVVESCCDTVTVFDGTSTDGTLLPPTSGYTIPSSSITTSNKMTVTFNSDGNNNALFPQSLRPGKWQATFTVV, via the exons ATGGTGTTATTTCTTCCGTTGTTCTTTAAACTTGTTATCATCTGTGAG GTGATCCTCTACTTGATTTTGGGTGCGAAATTTTTCGTGTCGAAGGCTCTGCtggcgaaaaaagaaaaaattactGATTTCATTAGAGGAACGACGTCAACTACTCCGCAGGCAATCACAACGAATGCTGTGACAATAATACCTACAACTGAAACAGCGATGACAACCGCTGCTCTCGTGTGTTTGGATGCCCCAACTTGCACTAATT CCTGTGGTGTTTGTACGGATGTCACGTCTACTGGAGGTACGATCCAATCTCGTAACTTCCCCGACGATTACGATGGCTATGGCAATGGGTTTGGACCTTTAGATTGCATTTTCGCCATCAAAGTATGTCCTGgaaagaaaatacaattgaCATTTACACAATTTGTCGTCGAGAGCTGTTGTGACACAGTTACT GTATTTGATGGGACATCAACAGATGGAACACTCTTACCTCCCACTTCTGGTTACACTATTCCCTCATCTAGCATTACTACATCGAATAAAATGACGGTAACGTTCAACAGTGATGGCAATAATAACGCTCTATTTCCTCAATCGTTGAGACCAGGAAAATGGCAAGCGACTTTCACCGTTGTATGA
- the LOC130698281 gene encoding uncharacterized protein LOC130698281 gives MKTSIVVLVLGAVMAAVMAAPPPLEKKYDGYFQYANVPGEKEYEFGFNRGDAAHYASRYEQSKDHRFRTKVKWADAQDGYGEHYWEYNHGDGGAAAYPAPAYTPPAYTAPAYSEPVASYQPAPQKYKAKN, from the exons ATGAAGACCTCCATTGTT GTGCTTGTTTTGGGTGCCGTTATGGCGGCTGTTATGGCAGCACCGCCTCCCTTGGAGAAGAAATACGATGGCTACTTCCAATATGCTAACGTACCCGGAGAGAAAGAATACGAATTTGGTTTCAACCGTGGCGATGCTGCGCATTATGCTTCCCGTTACGAACAATCCAAAGATCATCGTTTCCGCACCAAG GTCAAGTGGGCTGATGCCCAAGATGGCTACGGAGAGCATTACTGGGAATACAATCATGGAGATGGCGGCGCTGCAGCCTATCCAGCACCGGCTTATACGCCTCCTGCTTACACCGCCCCGGCGTACTCTGAACCTGTTGCCTCCTACCAGCCTGCCCCACAAAAATACAAGGCCAAAAACTAA
- the LOC130698262 gene encoding vascular endothelial growth factor receptor 1-like, whose translation MTFEGEPLDIPCRPTHPNVTVSLYRETLMPNDELKWNLIELSRDLGNASWLLKPLPERGLRLTNMTLSDIGKYKCVGTESVRPAGPTTIHFRISINGMEVVRVGDPIEGKNVTLICKTVCGSDRNTVEFWKADWFYFKSETGQKQFLNENDPPKGIQVENYFKLEKGEFRISSDEPVKERFRYRLQEERFRYRLHESHLRLLRIGFNTPTHFECRANASGRIISKSISLTDQESDANWLVMIPHHQPHIEQVGNHLTLTCIYQFNSDIEKMSPNIRWILPPYQKELTDRLDYKVERNTTNLTSTMTLKWTRPTDTGYYRCVVRPEIQIDHYVYIYADINRIFMHGENMTRKLGRLEFDTYTTFAGEPLDIPCRPTHPHVTISLYRETLMPNNKLKWNLMELSNEMGNASWLLKPLPERGLMLTNATLSDTGIYKCVGTMNARPIDNEDEDEDEDYDDDDDGSGSGPDEPTITALENEIQFYVFVNGMDADRMEIVRVGKPIEGNNVTLICKTAYRSDRDQVKFWKHDWFYFNKDTGKKQLINRTNLRKGFLLENKRFPMISGNSLDRSLPYGLYESRLHLLRIGFNTHTHFQCSVNIPSRIISQSISFTVQENSDLVDVKLGRGIAQNLTCNRLSEDVHIQWFKDDEEYKGLIYTNDTSSVLPLNGRDGQNGRYSCRWNNSLGEKRFRNFTFPDEPKSKTIFIAVCVSVVTLIIIGIAIKQYVDKKKLEKEIHERLHGNPDGIDPNLPIDYQTEFLPYDKRCEFPKKRLRLGKQLGKGCFGEVYKAEAVGLKGSEETVTTVAVKKVLSTSQFQMKSQTAALDALIKELKILNYLGSHLNVVNLLGACTTDIIKGELLLIIDYCRSGNLQSYLIQKRNAFVNQLDEFGDLQLSNDFMIATQETEANWKYGENLDAITNAILSTWNLISFSLQIAKGMEFIASKKVLHGDLAARNVLLADHGIVKIADFGMARQMKNYVYEMKGQGLLPIKWMAIESLTDQLFSSQSDVWSYGIVLWEIFALGKIPYPGMNGLILVKNIQEGLRMEKPDYAPNFFGEMMKNCWNKEPNERPTFQQLANTIENYMEPFVTSGYLDTTLMENDAN comes from the exons ATGACGTTTGAGGGTGAACCTCTCGACATCCCGTGCAGACCAACCCACCCAAATGTCACCGTTTCACTCTACCGAGAAACGCTAATGCCAAATGATGAACTGAAATGGAACTTGATT GAATTGTCACGTGACTTGGGAAATGCCAGTTGGTTGCTGAAACCTTTACCAGAACGTGGACTGAGGTTAACCAATATGACGCTAAGTGACATAGGAAAATACAAGTGTGTGGGCACCGAGTCGGTACGACCTGCTGGACCCACCACAATCCATTTCAGGATTTCCATCAACG GAATGGAAGTCGTTAGGGTTGGAGATCCAATCGAAGGCAAAAATGTGACACTCATCTGTAAAACCGTCTGCGGAAGTGATCGCAATACGGTGGAATTTTGGAAAGCCGATTGGTTTTACTTCAAAAGTGAAACCGGCCAAAAACAATTTCTCAATGAAAATGACCCTCCTAAAG GAATTCAAGTGGAAAATTATTTCAAGTTGGAAAAGGGAGAATTCCGTATTTCATCAGACGAGCCTGTCAAAGAAAGATTTCGGTACCGTTTGCAAGAAGAAAGATTTCGGTACCGTTTGCACGAAAGTCACTTGCGTCTGCTAAGAATTGGCTTCAATACGCCCACGCACTTTGAATGCAGAGCCAATGCCAGTGGACGGATCATTTCTAAATCCATTTCTTTAACAGATCAAg AAAGTGACGCCAATTGGCTAGTGATGATTCCCCATCACCAACCACACATCGAACAAGTAGGTAACCACCTAACCTTAACTTGCATCTACCAGTTCAACAGCGACATAGAGAAAATGTCACCCAACATTAGGTGGATACTGCCCCCATACCAAAAA GAACTGACAGATCGTTTAGATTACAAAGTCGAGAGGAATACAACTAACTTGACATCGACGATGACATTGAAATGGACCAGACCCACCGACACGGGATATTATCGATGCGTTGTACGCCCCGAAATCCAAATCGACCACTACGTTTACATTTACG CTGACATCAACCGAATTTTCATGCACGGGGAAAACATGACTCGCAAGTTAGGTCGTCTCGAATTTGACACATATACGACGTTCGCAGGTGAACCTCTTGACATCCCGTGCAGACCAACCCACCCACATGTCACCATTTCACTCTACCGTGAAACGCTTATGCCAAACAATAAACTGAAATGGAACTTGATG GAACTGTCAAATGAAATGGGAAATGCCAGTTGGTTGCTGAAACCTTTGCCAGAACGAGGACTGATGTTAACGAATGCGACACTAAGCGACACAGGAATATACAAGTGTGTAGGCACCATGAACGCCAGACCCATCGACaacgaagacgaagacgaagacgaagactATGACGATGACGATGACGGTTCCGGTTCCGGTCCCGACGAACCTACGATCACTGCTCTAGAGAACGAAATCCAATTCTACGTTTTCGTCAACGGTATGGACGCTGATC GAATGGAAATCGTTAGGGTTGGGAAACCAATCGAAGGTAACAACGTGACACTCATCTGTAAAACTGCCTACCGAAGTGATCGCGATCAGGTGAAATTTTGGAAACACGATTGGTTTTACTTCAACAAGGACACTggcaaaaaacaattgatcaATCGAACTAACCTTCGTAAAG GATTTCTACTAGAGAATAAACGGTTCCCTATGATATCAGGCAACTCTCTCGATAGAAGCTTACCGTACGGTTTGTACGAAAGTCGCTTGCATCTGCTAAGAATTGGCTTCAATACCCACACGCACTTTCAATGCAGTGTCAATATCCCTAGTCGAATCATTTCtcaatccatttcttttaccGTTCAAG aaaacagcgaTCTAGTGGATGTCAAATTGGGAAGAGGAATAGCTCAAAATTTGACTTGCAATCGCTTGAGTGAAGACGTCCACATCCAATGGTTCAAG GATGACGAGGAATATAAGGGATTAATCTATACGAACGATACTTCATCAGTTTTACCACTAAACGGACGTGATGGACAAAACGGGCGTTATTCTTGTCGCTGGAACAACAGCCTAGGGGAAAAAAGATTTCGAAATTTCACTTTTCCTGACGAACCTAAATCTAAGACTATTTTCATTGCTGTCTGCGTATCTGTTGTGACGTTAATTATAATTGGAATTGCAATCAAACAATACGTGGACAAG aaaaaactagaaaaagaaattcacgaaCGATTACATGGAAATCCTGATGGAATCGATCCAAATTTGCCAATCGACTATCAAACTGAATTTCTACCTTACGACAAACGCTgtgaatttccaaaaaaacgCCTCAGACTcg GAAAACAACTGGGAAAAGGATGTTTCGGAGAAGTTTACAAAGCAGAAGCTGTTGGACTCAAAGGTTCGGAGGAAACTGTGACAACAGTGGCCGTCAAAAAGGTCCTATCGACATcgcaatttcaaatgaaatcacAGACGGCCGCATTAGACGCTTTGATTAAAGAGTTGAAAATTCTCAATTATTTGGGGTCGCATTTAAATGTCGTCAATTTACTGGGGGCCTGCACCACAGACATCATCAAAG GCGAACTCTTGTTAATTATCGATTATTGCCGCTCTGGCAATTTGCAATCCTATTTGATTCAAAAACGGAATGCGTTTGTCAACCAATTGGATGAGTTTGGTGACCTTCAACTGTCAAATGATTTC ATGATTGCCACTCAAGAAACGGAAGCCAATTGGAAATACGGGGAAAATTTAGACGCTATTACCAATGCAATCCTTTCAACTTGGAATTTAATCAGCTTTTCTTTACAAATCGCCAAGGGGATGGAATTCATTGCGAGCAAAAAG GTACTCCATGGCGATTTGGCGGCTCGCAATGTCCTTTTAGCCGATCATGGAATTGTCAAAATTGCAGATTTTGGAATGGCcagacaaatgaaaaattacgTTTACGAAATGAAAGGACAG gGATTACTGCCAATTAAATGGATGGCTATTGAATCGCTGACGGATCAATTATTTTCCAGTCAATCCGATGTCTGGTCTTACGGCATTGTTCTATGGGAAATCTTTGCCCTGGGCAAAATTCCTTACCCAG GTATGAACGGCCTTATACTCGTCAAAAATATTCAAGAAGGACTTCGAATGGAGAAACCAGATTATGCGCCAAATTTCTTTggagaaatgatgaaaaattgTTGGAACAAAGAACCAAACGAACGACCAACGTTTCAACAGCTGGCCAACACGATCGAGAATTACATGGAGCCA